In Remersonia thermophila strain ATCC 22073 chromosome 5, whole genome shotgun sequence, the following proteins share a genomic window:
- a CDS encoding mitochondrial 37S ribosomal protein uS2m, translated as MIVRNSMIRHGRRAVAAPASQSCLRSLSSSTPRPAAPWQTGPATAVAEPPAELASAPTQTSAHSQSFALAQAAARKAGLAAIPSNHAEYERQRSLTRPLGSRVTSRYHPDQDLVNPPHDVTLEMLMAAQSHMGHHVGQWNPANQRYIYGERAGIHIISLETTAAHLRRAARVVEEVAYHGGLILFVGTRKGQMPAVVRAAELAGGCHLYQKWVPGGITNRDVILANGRLKVVDERDRELPGFEAHLRDCRPVVPDLVVCLNPVENYPLLHECGLAGIPTIGVIDTDADPTWVTYQIPANDDSLRCITLIAGMLGRAGERGQARRLADANDGICTWETPREIATFIRREAKERAREKEAALQEAAEQGLLDDKPLTREQFLSDEELLSEMTDPPIAPNPSSPEA; from the exons ATGATCGTCAGGAATTCCATGATACGGCACG gccgtcgggccgtcgccgcgcccgcgtcgcAATCATGCCTCCGCAGCCtgagcagctcgaccccGCGACCCGCCGCGCCATGGCAAACGGgtcccgccaccgccgtcgctgaACCCCCCGCCGAGCTTGCCTCTGCCCCAACACAAACATCCGCCCACTCCCAGtccttcgccctcgcccaagccgccgcccgcaaggccggcctcgccgccatcccgagCAACCACGCCGAGTACGAGCGCCAGCGCTCCCTGACCCGCCCGCTCGGCTCCCGCGTCACCTCCCGCTACCACCCGGACCAGGACCTCGTCAACCCCCCCCACGACGTGACCCTGGAGATGCTCATGGCCGCCCAGTCGCACATGGGCCACCACGTCGGCCAGTGGAACCCCGCGAACCAGCGGTACATTTACGGCGAGCGGGCGGGGATCCACATCATCTCGCTCGAGACCACGGCGGCGCAcctgcggcgggcggcgcgggtcgtggaggaggtggcgtACCACGGGGGCCTGATCCTGTTCGTCGGCACGCGCAAGGGCCAGATGCCCGCCGtggtgcgcgccgccgagctcgcgggcgggTGCCACCTGTACCAGAAGTGGGTGCCGGGCGGCATCACGAACCGCGACGTGATCCTGGCCAACGGGCGGCtcaaggtggtggacgagCGGGACCGGGAGCTGCCGGGGTTCGAGGCGCACCTGCGCGACTGCAGGCCGGTGGTGCCGGACCTGGTGGTGTGCCTGAACCCCGTCGAGAACTACCCGCTGCTGCACGAGTGCGGGCTGGCCGGCATTCCGACCATCGGCGTCATCGACACGGATGCGGATCCCACGTGGGTGACGTACCAGATCCCGGCCAACGATGACAG TCTCCGCTGCATcaccctcatcgccggcatgcttggccgggcgggcgagcgcggccaggccaggcggttggccgacgccaacgacggCATCTGCACGTGGGAGACGCCGCGTGAGATTGCCACCTTCATTCGCagggaggccaaggagagggcccgcgagaaggaggcggccctccaggaagccgccgagcagggtcTGCTCGACGATAAGCCCCTGACGCGCGAGCAGTTcctcagcgacgaggagctgctgagCGAGATGACGGACCCGCCGATTGCGCCGAACCCTTCTTCCCCGGAGGCGTGA